In Arthrobacter citreus, a single genomic region encodes these proteins:
- a CDS encoding helix-turn-helix domain-containing protein, translating to MKPETRLQALSEFLKTQRSKLSPQMVGLPLGTRRRTPGLRREEVAQIAGVSTTWYTWLEQGRDIKVSTSVLDAISDALQLNKDERNYFYALALPEVEKRSFSGEEETIISPALKKIVQELRYCPIIISDRRCHIVGWNQAAAHVFLDFSQIEPEKRNLIELLFSRKEFKTLAVNWVHFVKGFLSIFRTYYGQYVGDRWYTLFISEMEENYPEFHELWNESEVSSAPEVLIEFRHAKTGKMQFNLTSLQVQGNVDLRCSVYTPVENTNTESKLIKLMGNE from the coding sequence ATGAAACCAGAGACCCGACTTCAAGCACTATCAGAGTTTTTAAAAACACAGCGTTCTAAGCTTAGTCCGCAAATGGTTGGCTTGCCACTTGGAACTCGTAGAAGAACTCCAGGGCTACGAAGAGAAGAAGTTGCTCAAATCGCTGGAGTGAGTACTACTTGGTATACATGGCTAGAACAAGGACGAGATATAAAAGTCTCTACTTCTGTATTAGACGCCATTTCAGATGCATTGCAATTAAATAAAGATGAACGCAATTATTTTTATGCACTTGCCTTACCTGAAGTGGAAAAGCGTTCATTTTCAGGTGAAGAGGAAACAATTATTAGTCCAGCGCTAAAAAAAATAGTCCAGGAACTACGATATTGCCCCATTATTATTTCAGATCGAAGATGCCATATAGTTGGGTGGAATCAAGCAGCGGCCCACGTTTTCCTAGATTTTTCTCAAATTGAACCAGAAAAACGCAATCTTATTGAGCTCCTTTTTTCTAGAAAAGAGTTTAAAACTTTAGCAGTGAATTGGGTGCATTTTGTAAAAGGATTTTTATCAATTTTCCGTACATATTACGGGCAATATGTTGGAGATCGGTGGTATACATTATTTATTAGTGAAATGGAGGAAAACTATCCTGAGTTTCATGAGCTATGGAATGAAAGCGAAGTAAGTTCAGCACCTGAAGTGTTAATTGAATTTAGACATGCAAAAACAGGGAAAATGCAATTTAATTTAACTTCATTACAAGTGCAAGGAAATGTTGATCTAAGATGCAGCGTCTATACACCTGTTGAAAATACGAACACAGAATCGAAGCTTATAAAATTGATGGGTAATGAATGA
- a CDS encoding S8 family serine peptidase yields the protein MKKKNYLALPVSTMLLFSSIYAGTVQASSLTGSNSVVANQVNSGKSLRKSQMKEVAKASNKVVHAKKSESAIESKLREKLKNNQSQINHNYQTGEVIVKYKKHVTTAAISSFQKKYSLKSSKKFKSLNAELVKIPSGESTSEYITKLKKDQNVESVQPNYKYFASDLNNAPNYYDQLWGLNNTGQTINGSNGVTDIDVDAPEGWNQYSSKLSEVVVGVIDTGVDINHPDLAGKIWTNTKETPNNGIDDDHNGYVDDVHGWDFYNDDNTVYDALDGDEHGTHVSGTIAAALEGASTDDNKGVVGVAPNVKILPLKFIGPFGGSSADAIEAIEYAKNMGVKITNNSWTGYDYDPLLEEAIENSNSLFVAAAGNDGMDVEEGGAYPAGFESSNILSVAAVDNKGKLADFSNYGADSVDVAAPGVDVLSSVPKYPLDELTKSLGIGQAGASAQISGDNYKAIFDGIGYEKISKEQRQAAFDKALNYLDANSSKKILLVQDDEHDLADMFKDEPELASIFKDNLQTFESLLKSHSPYDVVTINSQSSLSDYKNSSELSSYGAIVWFTGNGMGFNTMEGNALTKTDTDMLKDYLSNSGKLLLSGVNVLSGQEKSPFVKDTLHLDVYSDMGPSLNVEGLDVEGGIYDKDTHYDVNRYDLPYYFADYVKSNDPKTIVNSKYVSDYSQAYDYYSGTSMATPHTTGAAAILLGLNPNMSPEMLKLYTSAKGKKLDSLKGLVGTETIVKTSNLDKFDDNETPGVPLDKSVLNGSLNSKTDKNDVYAVALKEGQGINFTLNGQTGSDFDLYVYGEKTPTVNNKNGMVAYSENQKTSNETINFVAPETGIYFVNVYDYSGSGKYKLYTGNFGGTYDVESSAITYNGGWMPSFNPKKPNEMAAMINSVGDASFSFVGYSVEWQGFKDSSQGIADVYIDGKKVASPSLYSSTLKSNQSLLKYDFTNYGTHSIKIVWTGKNDPAARKSATGINFDKFIVKSNPISLKSSYDTFKKSPVISWTATKLAESYSIYRKESKQTDYVQLNKTPITTTSFADTTAVPGKSYNYVVVINTPDKTESPFSSAITYVVDDDIKGSLPLTGTAKGTLNRDAKDLNDVWSKTLEKGKTYEIALTGSTNTNFNLSLFDIGTTTIYGKKALKTSTSSASSEKIVFKPSKTGKYYIVPTALKGSGQYSISVSVQTTKTVENTDKNVKYSGTWNKLKYTNASGGTINETKGSKGSLQYNFTGTGVTVYALKDKNMGKADIYIDGKKVKQIDLYSSCRKYKVNVFNTQSLSNKAHTIKIVATGTKSRAATNKLINVDSFKVTQYSIVK from the coding sequence ATGAAGAAAAAAAATTATTTAGCTTTACCTGTTTCGACTATGCTGTTATTTTCTAGTATTTATGCTGGAACAGTTCAGGCTTCTTCACTAACGGGTTCAAATTCGGTAGTGGCGAATCAGGTAAACTCTGGGAAAAGTCTTAGAAAAAGCCAAATGAAGGAAGTAGCGAAAGCGAGCAATAAAGTAGTACACGCTAAAAAGTCTGAATCTGCAATCGAATCAAAATTAAGAGAAAAGTTAAAAAATAACCAATCTCAAATCAATCATAATTACCAAACAGGCGAAGTAATTGTTAAATATAAAAAGCATGTGACTACGGCTGCAATCTCGTCATTTCAGAAAAAATATTCATTAAAATCATCAAAGAAATTCAAGTCTTTAAATGCAGAATTAGTTAAAATACCTTCTGGCGAAAGTACGAGTGAATACATAACTAAACTAAAAAAGGATCAGAACGTAGAATCTGTCCAACCTAACTATAAATATTTTGCTTCTGACTTAAATAATGCTCCTAACTATTATGATCAGTTATGGGGACTTAACAATACTGGTCAAACAATAAATGGAAGTAATGGAGTAACGGATATTGACGTAGATGCACCTGAAGGTTGGAATCAATATAGTTCTAAGCTATCAGAAGTTGTTGTTGGTGTTATCGATACAGGTGTAGATATAAACCATCCGGATTTAGCTGGTAAAATTTGGACAAATACAAAGGAAACTCCTAATAATGGGATAGACGATGACCATAATGGATATGTTGATGATGTCCATGGTTGGGATTTTTATAACGATGATAACACTGTATATGATGCACTTGATGGAGACGAGCATGGTACTCATGTATCCGGAACAATTGCTGCTGCATTAGAAGGAGCAAGTACTGATGATAACAAAGGTGTAGTCGGTGTTGCTCCGAACGTAAAAATATTACCTTTAAAATTCATTGGTCCTTTTGGTGGTTCATCAGCTGATGCGATCGAAGCAATTGAATATGCAAAAAATATGGGTGTGAAAATTACGAATAACAGTTGGACTGGTTATGATTACGATCCATTACTAGAAGAAGCAATTGAGAATTCTAATAGTTTATTCGTAGCTGCAGCTGGTAATGATGGAATGGATGTCGAAGAAGGTGGAGCATATCCTGCGGGGTTTGAAAGTTCAAACATTTTATCAGTAGCTGCAGTTGATAACAAAGGCAAATTAGCAGATTTCTCGAATTATGGCGCTGATTCTGTTGATGTAGCTGCACCTGGTGTTGATGTTTTAAGTTCAGTTCCTAAATACCCACTTGATGAACTTACAAAATCATTGGGGATAGGTCAAGCTGGAGCATCAGCTCAAATTAGCGGTGATAATTATAAAGCGATCTTTGATGGCATTGGATATGAAAAGATATCTAAAGAACAAAGACAAGCTGCATTTGACAAAGCATTAAATTATTTAGATGCAAATTCGAGCAAGAAAATTTTACTTGTACAAGATGATGAACATGATCTTGCAGATATGTTCAAAGATGAACCTGAACTTGCTAGTATCTTTAAAGACAATTTACAAACATTCGAAAGTCTGTTGAAAAGCCATTCTCCATATGATGTGGTTACGATAAATTCCCAATCGTCTTTATCCGATTACAAGAATAGTAGTGAATTATCATCATATGGTGCTATAGTTTGGTTTACTGGTAACGGCATGGGATTTAACACTATGGAAGGTAATGCTTTAACCAAAACAGATACAGACATGTTAAAAGATTACCTTTCTAATAGTGGTAAATTATTACTATCTGGTGTTAATGTGCTATCTGGACAAGAGAAATCTCCATTTGTTAAGGATACTTTACATTTAGATGTATACTCGGATATGGGACCAAGTTTAAATGTCGAAGGTTTAGATGTAGAAGGTGGAATCTATGATAAAGATACACATTATGATGTAAATCGATATGATTTACCTTACTATTTTGCTGATTATGTTAAATCAAATGATCCAAAAACAATTGTCAATTCAAAATATGTTTCAGATTATTCACAAGCATATGATTATTATAGCGGGACATCTATGGCAACTCCTCATACAACTGGAGCAGCTGCTATTTTATTAGGATTAAATCCAAACATGTCTCCAGAGATGCTTAAGTTATACACTAGTGCAAAAGGTAAGAAACTTGATTCCTTAAAAGGTCTTGTCGGCACGGAAACCATTGTAAAAACATCAAATCTAGATAAATTCGATGATAATGAAACACCAGGAGTTCCGTTAGATAAAAGTGTATTAAATGGTAGTTTAAATTCAAAAACTGATAAAAATGATGTATATGCAGTAGCTTTAAAAGAAGGACAAGGTATTAATTTCACTTTAAACGGTCAAACAGGAAGCGATTTCGATTTGTATGTGTATGGTGAAAAAACACCTACTGTAAATAATAAAAATGGCATGGTTGCTTACTCAGAAAATCAAAAAACATCAAATGAAACAATTAATTTTGTAGCACCTGAAACAGGTATTTACTTTGTGAATGTGTACGACTACAGCGGTTCAGGAAAATATAAGCTTTATACTGGTAATTTCGGTGGAACGTATGATGTTGAATCTAGTGCAATCACTTACAATGGAGGATGGATGCCTTCATTTAATCCAAAAAAACCAAACGAAATGGCTGCAATGATTAATTCAGTTGGTGATGCTAGTTTTTCATTTGTAGGATATAGCGTTGAATGGCAAGGCTTCAAAGATTCATCTCAAGGTATTGCTGATGTTTATATTGACGGTAAAAAGGTTGCTTCACCATCACTTTATTCTAGTACATTAAAGTCTAATCAAAGTCTATTGAAATATGATTTTACGAATTACGGTACACACTCAATTAAAATTGTTTGGACTGGTAAAAATGACCCAGCTGCTAGAAAATCTGCTACAGGGATCAATTTTGATAAATTTATTGTTAAAAGTAACCCTATTTCATTGAAGTCTTCTTATGATACTTTTAAGAAAAGTCCAGTTATTTCATGGACAGCAACGAAATTAGCTGAATCATATAGCATTTACCGTAAAGAATCTAAACAAACTGATTATGTACAATTAAATAAAACACCTATTACTACAACATCTTTTGCGGATACGACTGCAGTACCAGGAAAATCTTATAACTATGTAGTAGTAATCAACACACCTGATAAAACAGAGTCACCTTTCTCATCTGCTATAACTTATGTTGTTGATGATGATATTAAAGGTAGTCTTCCATTAACAGGTACAGCAAAAGGAACATTAAACAGAGATGCAAAAGATTTAAACGACGTATGGTCTAAAACACTAGAAAAAGGCAAAACATATGAAATTGCCCTAACTGGTTCTACTAACACTAACTTTAATCTTTCATTATTCGATATTGGTACTACAACAATTTATGGTAAAAAAGCATTGAAAACATCAACAAGTTCAGCTTCTTCTGAAAAAATTGTATTTAAACCATCTAAAACTGGAAAATATTATATCGTTCCTACTGCATTAAAAGGATCAGGACAATATAGTATTTCTGTTTCGGTTCAAACAACGAAAACAGTAGAAAACACAGATAAAAATGTTAAATATTCTGGAACTTGGAATAAACTAAAATATACAAATGCTTCTGGTGGAACGATTAATGAAACAAAAGGATCTAAAGGATCTCTTCAATACAATTTCACTGGAACAGGAGTTACAGTATATGCTTTAAAAGATAAAAATATGGGTAAAGCTGACATCTATATTGACGGTAAAAAAGTAAAACAAATTGATCTTTACTCATCATGCCGCAAATATAAAGTAAATGTATTTAATACTCAAAGTCTATCAAATAAAGCACATACGATTAAAATTGTTGCTACTGGAACAAAATCTCGTGCTGCAACAAACAAATTAATAAATGTTGATTCATTTAAAGTTACACAATATTCGATCGTTAAATAA
- a CDS encoding MarR family transcriptional regulator — translation MNKEEQVLMGFRELYNKMAWLNKVKMEVGLNGHKSSEVHCIESIGRIVDPNVTKLAESLYMTRGAITKITKKLMQKGLIESYQKPENKKEIYFRLTEQGKEIDKVHAELHQEFRERDKVVFEQVTDEQYDSMLHFIKKYNVHLDTEIKKQGIDLKSE, via the coding sequence ATGAACAAAGAAGAGCAGGTATTAATGGGTTTCAGGGAACTATATAACAAAATGGCTTGGCTTAATAAGGTTAAGATGGAAGTCGGTCTGAATGGTCATAAATCTTCAGAAGTACATTGTATCGAATCAATTGGTAGAATTGTTGATCCAAACGTAACAAAACTTGCGGAGTCTTTATATATGACAAGAGGTGCCATAACAAAAATTACTAAAAAACTGATGCAAAAAGGACTTATTGAAAGCTACCAGAAGCCTGAAAATAAGAAAGAAATCTATTTTAGGCTTACAGAGCAAGGTAAAGAAATTGACAAAGTCCATGCTGAACTACATCAAGAATTTCGTGAACGAGATAAAGTAGTATTTGAGCAAGTAACCGATGAACAATATGATAGCATGCTTCATTTTATAAAAAAATATAATGTACATTTGGATACGGAAATAAAGAAACAAGGTATAGATCTTAAATCAGAATAA
- a CDS encoding formate/nitrite transporter family protein: MEIKPLLEVEKLALKKLKIFEQSHLRYLLRSMLASMFIGFGVMVAFKTGNGFFLANSPVAYPIAALTFGSAIVLIWYGGGDLFTGNTFYYTYAALRDKMKWPKVFELLIYSYIGNVLGACLFAFIIYTTGLFDAPDSSAFLLSVVEHKIDNSIFHLFARGILCNWLVCLAFFIPMAFGETENGTKITAMMLFVFCFFMSGYEHSIANMCSFAIALVIHHPNTISVTGILHNLIPVTIGNLIGGEFMMAVMYFYANKPFFNELDSK; this comes from the coding sequence ATGGAAATTAAACCATTATTAGAAGTTGAAAAATTGGCCTTAAAGAAATTAAAAATATTTGAACAAAGTCATTTACGCTATTTATTAAGAAGTATGCTTGCAAGTATGTTTATTGGTTTTGGTGTAATGGTAGCATTCAAAACAGGTAATGGGTTTTTCTTAGCAAATTCCCCTGTTGCTTATCCAATTGCAGCATTGACCTTTGGTTCTGCAATTGTTTTGATTTGGTACGGTGGAGGAGACCTATTCACTGGAAATACGTTTTATTATACGTACGCTGCATTACGGGATAAAATGAAGTGGCCCAAAGTTTTTGAACTTCTAATATACAGTTATATCGGAAACGTTTTAGGTGCCTGTTTATTTGCATTTATCATTTATACTACTGGACTATTTGACGCACCCGACTCAAGCGCGTTTCTACTATCAGTTGTTGAACATAAAATTGATAATTCCATTTTTCATTTGTTTGCTAGAGGTATCTTATGTAATTGGCTTGTGTGCCTTGCTTTTTTTATCCCCATGGCTTTTGGAGAGACGGAAAATGGAACAAAAATAACAGCTATGATGTTATTCGTATTTTGTTTCTTTATGTCTGGTTATGAGCATAGCATTGCAAATATGTGTTCTTTTGCGATTGCACTTGTAATTCATCATCCTAATACGATTTCCGTAACTGGAATTCTTCATAATCTTATTCCAGTTACAATTGGAAATCTTATCGGTGGAGAATTTATGATGGCGGTAATGTATTTTTACGCAAACAAACCATTTTTTAATGAATTAGATTCAAAATAA
- a CDS encoding MFS transporter — MFKSKSHDEMKIKQTVDKKALLFGLMSVFLCGLGFSIIAPVVPFLIKPYVSNPEDQAIYVTMLTSVYAICVFFAAPALGALSDRYGRRPLLLVCLLGSAIGYFVFGIGGALWVLFAGRIIEGITGGSISTIFAYFADITPREHRTKYFGWVSAVSGVGVAIGPTLGGLLAKFGYVVPMYFGAIITLLNFVFGFFYMPESLNKKNRLKKITFGRLNPFTQLVNVLSIKNLSRLLVSAFLLWIPNGSLQSVFSQFSMDTFNWEPAAIGLMFSILGVQDIISQGFIMPKLLRKFSDVQITILGMVSEVLGYILFAAAAIFTFYPLFIIGMVIFSFGDSIFGPSFNGMLSKSVDSSEQGRIQGGSQSIQSLARIIGPIIGGQIYVSLGHAAPAIMGVILISAAIPVLYKVPFIKG, encoded by the coding sequence ATGTTCAAATCTAAATCACACGATGAAATGAAAATAAAACAAACAGTAGATAAAAAAGCATTACTATTCGGACTTATGTCAGTATTTCTATGCGGATTAGGGTTCAGCATTATTGCACCTGTCGTCCCATTCTTAATAAAGCCATATGTGAGTAATCCAGAAGATCAAGCGATTTATGTTACGATGCTAACTTCGGTTTATGCAATCTGCGTGTTTTTTGCAGCCCCAGCACTTGGAGCGTTAAGTGACAGATATGGTCGCCGTCCATTACTTTTAGTATGCCTTTTAGGCTCAGCAATTGGATACTTTGTTTTTGGAATTGGAGGAGCTCTTTGGGTACTTTTTGCTGGACGCATAATAGAAGGGATAACAGGTGGAAGCATAAGCACGATTTTTGCCTATTTTGCAGATATTACACCAAGGGAACACCGCACTAAATATTTTGGGTGGGTCAGTGCAGTTTCAGGAGTGGGAGTTGCTATTGGACCAACATTAGGTGGATTACTTGCCAAGTTTGGCTATGTGGTACCGATGTATTTTGGTGCAATTATTACTTTATTAAATTTTGTCTTTGGATTCTTTTATATGCCTGAGAGTCTAAACAAGAAGAATAGACTGAAAAAGATTACATTTGGAAGATTGAATCCTTTTACACAACTTGTTAACGTACTTTCTATAAAAAATTTAAGTAGACTTCTTGTTTCAGCATTTTTACTTTGGATACCTAATGGATCATTGCAGTCAGTATTTTCACAATTCTCAATGGATACTTTCAACTGGGAGCCTGCAGCTATCGGACTTATGTTTTCGATTTTGGGTGTGCAAGACATTATTTCACAAGGATTTATTATGCCTAAACTGTTAAGGAAGTTTAGTGATGTACAAATAACAATTCTTGGAATGGTTTCGGAAGTTTTAGGTTATATTCTTTTTGCAGCTGCAGCTATATTTACATTTTATCCTCTATTTATCATTGGAATGGTTATCTTTAGTTTTGGAGATTCAATCTTTGGTCCTTCATTTAATGGAATGCTATCCAAATCTGTCGACTCAAGTGAACAAGGAAGAATTCAAGGAGGTAGCCAATCAATTCAATCATTAGCGAGAATAATTGGTCCAATCATTGGAGGTCAAATCTATGTCTCACTTGGTCATGCCGCTCCTGCTATAATGGGAGTCATTCTTATTTCAGCAGCAATACCAGTTTTGTATAAGGTACCGTTTATAAAAGGATAA
- a CDS encoding NADH:flavin oxidoreductase/NADH oxidase, whose translation MSNLFKPFKYKGLELKNRVVMPPMCQYSVHLKDGIPTDWHFVHYTSRAIGGTGLIIIEMTNVEDRGRITDYCLGIWSDEHISAFKRIIDECHKYGAKVAIQIAHAGRKAEDAPNPVSSSPIAFNENSKTPHELTTNEVKEMVEKFKKGVERAVLAGVDTIELHGAHGYLIHQFASAYTNHRSDEYGEDKFLFGKEVIKAVKSVMPEDMPLIMRISAVEYVDGGYDLDYSTEMAKAFRDAGVDIFHISSGGEGPIGSGGRPGSHPGYQVKLAEHIKLEVDVPVIAVGKLDDVNVAETVLGNQEADLIAVGRGMLSNPYWANNASIILDGKPLTPKPYERAY comes from the coding sequence ATGTCGAATTTATTCAAACCGTTTAAATACAAAGGATTAGAATTAAAAAATCGAGTTGTAATGCCACCTATGTGTCAATATTCAGTTCATTTGAAGGATGGAATTCCAACTGATTGGCATTTTGTTCATTATACTAGCCGTGCAATTGGGGGGACGGGTTTAATTATTATAGAAATGACAAATGTTGAAGACCGAGGTCGTATTACAGATTATTGCTTAGGAATTTGGAGCGATGAGCATATTTCTGCTTTTAAGCGAATTATTGATGAGTGTCATAAATATGGTGCAAAAGTAGCGATTCAGATTGCTCATGCGGGCCGTAAAGCTGAGGATGCGCCAAATCCAGTATCATCATCACCAATCGCTTTTAATGAGAATTCAAAAACTCCACATGAGTTAACGACTAATGAAGTTAAAGAAATGGTCGAAAAGTTCAAAAAAGGTGTTGAGCGTGCAGTACTTGCTGGTGTGGATACGATTGAACTTCACGGAGCACACGGATATTTAATCCACCAATTTGCTTCTGCATATACAAACCATAGATCAGATGAATACGGTGAAGATAAGTTTTTATTTGGGAAAGAAGTCATCAAAGCTGTAAAAAGCGTAATGCCAGAAGATATGCCACTGATTATGCGAATATCTGCAGTAGAATATGTAGATGGAGGCTATGACCTCGATTATTCAACTGAAATGGCTAAGGCATTCCGTGATGCTGGTGTGGATATTTTCCATATTTCTTCTGGTGGTGAAGGTCCAATTGGTTCTGGAGGAAGACCTGGGTCTCATCCTGGTTACCAAGTTAAATTGGCTGAACATATAAAACTAGAAGTGGATGTTCCTGTCATTGCAGTCGGGAAATTAGATGATGTTAACGTTGCAGAAACTGTTCTTGGTAATCAAGAAGCTGATTTAATTGCTGTAGGTCGTGGAATGTTAAGTAATCCTTATTGGGCAAATAATGCTTCAATAATACTTGACGGAAAACCTCTTACTCCTAAGCCATATGAAAGAGCTTATTAA
- a CDS encoding GNAT family N-acetyltransferase, protein MKEVIVRPYTFEDVEAKLELHQENKDHFEKWSPTLRKDDFYTVEGQLNTIKEFMEKSAEDARYDFAIFVKDDHATTLIGEVQFIFVTRGPKQSCMVGYHIGEKFNGQGYMTKALKAALKIAFVELKFHRVTSEVNPENLASLRVLEKVGFVKEGYYRKNLKIRDQWYDHVCLAILEEEFAEKIAHS, encoded by the coding sequence TTGAAAGAGGTTATTGTAAGACCATATACATTTGAAGATGTAGAAGCAAAGCTTGAGCTTCATCAAGAAAATAAAGATCATTTTGAAAAATGGTCACCTACGTTAAGAAAAGACGACTTCTATACAGTAGAAGGACAATTAAATACGATCAAAGAGTTTATGGAAAAAAGTGCAGAAGATGCTCGCTACGATTTTGCCATTTTTGTAAAAGATGATCATGCTACTACTTTAATAGGAGAAGTTCAGTTTATTTTTGTTACAAGAGGTCCAAAACAAAGTTGCATGGTAGGCTATCATATTGGAGAAAAATTTAATGGTCAAGGATATATGACAAAAGCTTTAAAAGCAGCTCTAAAAATTGCTTTTGTAGAATTGAAATTTCACCGTGTAACTTCAGAAGTTAATCCAGAAAACTTAGCTTCTTTACGAGTACTTGAAAAAGTTGGATTTGTAAAGGAGGGCTACTATCGAAAAAATTTAAAAATTAGAGATCAGTGGTATGACCATGTTTGCTTGGCAATTTTAGAGGAAGAGTTTGCTGAAAAGATTGCACATAGTTAA
- a CDS encoding DUF3055 family protein produces the protein MNFYILSEEHENQNIHYYCIAAGSHRYDFAIIFSEKFLGKAMVISIQSGRMVLLCREDIDHPEHWDQKLGIATEDISELELFFHSILDQKLFSDQY, from the coding sequence ATGAATTTCTATATTTTATCAGAAGAACATGAAAACCAAAATATTCATTATTATTGTATAGCTGCAGGTAGCCATCGCTACGACTTTGCAATTATCTTTTCAGAAAAATTTCTCGGGAAAGCAATGGTAATCTCGATCCAAAGTGGAAGAATGGTCTTACTTTGTAGAGAGGATATCGACCACCCAGAACATTGGGATCAAAAACTTGGAATTGCAACCGAAGACATCTCAGAACTTGAGCTGTTTTTCCATTCAATTTTAGACCAAAAATTGTTTAGTGATCAATATTAG
- a CDS encoding HD-GYP domain-containing protein, translating into MKKYNLNQTSGSMGSKFKISLDNTLLFRYAYFVSLILVPLLNYFVYGLTHIELYPLYHVESILLGLGFWKKPKSFLFLNLTVIIFVRLYFTDSILNVQNFIILFFVFSIGTLLSVELVKNYLKTNKKKLDVIISLAKTLESKDPYTRNHSENVARYSLLIAREMNFTEKQCRALYIGGLLHDIGKIGIPEHILFKNGRLTKEEFEVIKDHPIIGYKTMAHITSFIENGVLDMVLYHHERVDGKGYPFGLSGEEIPIVAKITAIADTFDAMTSNRVYRNKLNFDSVITEITINKNLQFDSDIADTFLKILQREGPNILTKQIDENVRRNLLIGH; encoded by the coding sequence ATGAAGAAATATAATTTGAATCAAACAAGCGGTAGTATGGGTAGTAAATTTAAAATATCATTAGATAATACTTTGCTTTTTCGCTATGCATATTTTGTAAGTTTAATTTTAGTACCTTTGCTAAATTATTTTGTATATGGATTAACTCACATAGAATTATATCCACTTTACCATGTTGAGTCGATTCTTTTAGGTCTAGGATTTTGGAAAAAGCCTAAATCTTTTTTGTTTCTCAACCTAACTGTTATCATATTTGTTCGATTGTATTTTACAGATTCAATCTTAAATGTACAAAATTTTATTATTTTGTTCTTTGTGTTTTCAATTGGAACACTTTTATCTGTTGAACTGGTAAAAAACTATTTGAAAACAAATAAAAAAAAGTTAGATGTGATTATCTCTTTAGCTAAAACGCTTGAATCAAAAGATCCATATACAAGAAATCATTCTGAAAATGTAGCAAGATATTCTCTTTTAATTGCTAGGGAAATGAATTTTACAGAAAAGCAGTGTCGAGCATTATATATTGGTGGTTTGCTTCACGATATTGGTAAGATTGGTATTCCAGAACATATTCTATTTAAAAACGGTCGTTTAACAAAAGAAGAATTTGAGGTAATTAAAGATCATCCAATAATCGGTTACAAAACAATGGCCCACATTACTTCTTTTATCGAAAATGGAGTATTAGATATGGTATTGTATCACCATGAGCGAGTTGATGGGAAAGGCTATCCATTCGGCCTTAGTGGGGAAGAAATTCCAATCGTTGCCAAAATCACAGCAATTGCTGATACATTCGATGCAATGACTTCAAATCGAGTTTATCGAAATAAGCTAAACTTTGACTCGGTAATAACTGAAATAACGATCAATAAAAACTTACAATTTGATTCAGATATTGCTGACACTTTCTTGAAAATTTTACAAAGAGAAGGTCCAAATATCTTAACAAAACAAATCGATGAAAATGTAAGAAGAAACTTATTGATCGGACATTAA
- a CDS encoding VOC family protein has protein sequence MKINRIDHVSINVNDLSEAKAFFLDLGLEVHAEWELEGEQLDRIVGLKGVKTACIGLGMPGGQTWIELVKYVTPADERDHQKPFANTLGIRHICFAVEDLEAIIAKLKDKGTEIFSEIEQYEESYKLCYVRGPEGIILELAEKLG, from the coding sequence ATGAAAATTAATCGAATAGATCATGTGAGTATAAACGTAAATGACCTTTCAGAGGCCAAAGCGTTTTTTCTAGATTTAGGACTTGAAGTGCACGCGGAATGGGAATTGGAAGGTGAGCAGCTGGACAGAATAGTTGGGCTTAAAGGTGTTAAAACGGCATGTATAGGATTGGGCATGCCAGGTGGTCAGACATGGATCGAGCTAGTCAAATATGTTACGCCAGCAGATGAAAGAGATCATCAGAAACCTTTTGCAAATACGCTGGGTATACGACATATTTGCTTTGCTGTCGAAGACCTTGAAGCTATTATTGCAAAATTAAAAGATAAGGGCACGGAAATCTTTAGTGAAATAGAGCAATATGAAGAAAGTTATAAATTATGCTATGTTCGTGGTCCAGAGGGAATTATTTTAGAGTTGGCGGAGAAACTCGGTTAA